The Leptospira bourretii genomic sequence TGTTCATAAGCGAAATCGCATATTCGTAGTCAAAGTCAGTTACCGCACGAAGCCCACGTAAAATCACACGTGAGTTTTTTTCTTTGCAATAATCGACAGTCAGACCTTCGAAGGTATCAATTTTGATTTTGTCCCAACCTTTAAAAACTTGCCCGATCATTTCTACACGTTCTTCAGAAGAAAATAAGGAAGTTTTTTTTGAGTTAATGGCCACAGCAATAATGATCTCTTCAAAAAGCGGATGGGCTCGCCGTATGATGTCGAGATGACCGTTGGTGAACGGATCAAAAGAACCTGGATATACGGCGATATTTTTCATCTTATTTGTTTACCCTTGCCCATTCTTTCATAGGCAGTCCGTAAAGGTTGATAAAACCTTCGGCATCGTATTGGTTGTACAATTCTTCTTTTTCAAATGTAGATAATCCTGCATTGTAAAGAGACTTGTTGGATTTACGTCCGACAACAGTGCAACTTCCTTTGTACAATTTGATTCGTACAGTTCCATTGACATACTTTTGTGTATAATCCATATAAGCACGCAAAGCATTCATTTGGTTGGAATACCATTGGCCATTGTAAATGTAACGAGCAAACTCTTGCGATAGTTCATCTTTTTTGTGTTGGGTATCGCGATCGAGAGTGATGGATTCTAAATCGCGGTGAGCAATATGAAGGATAGTTCCACCAGGAGTTTCATAAACCCCTCGAGATTTGATTCCGACAAGTCGGTTCTCCACGATATCAACTCGGCCCACTCCATTTTTTCCACCTATATCATTTAAGGTTTCCATCACTTCGAGAGGATTCATTTTTTTTCCGTCGATAGAAACGCAGTCTCCGTTTTCAAAATCCAATTCCAAATAGGTTGGTTTGTCAGGAGCTTTTTCAGGAGATACGGTTAAGATAAACATATCTTCTTTTGGTTCATTGAATGGATCTTCTAAAATTCCACCTTCAAAAGAAAGGTGCATTAAATTTCTATCCATGCTGTATGGTTTAGCAGCTGTTACAGGAACTGGAATTCCTTTTTTCTTTGCGTATTCAATCAGGTCCGCACGGCCACCAAAATCCCAAGTCCTCCAAGGAGCAATGATTTGTAAGTTAGGCGAAAGGGCTTTGAAGGTGAGTTCGAAACGAACCTGGTCGTTTCCTTTTCCTGTCGCTCCATGTGAGAAAGCATCCGCACCTTCTTTCGTAGCAACTTCTGCCATTGCTTTTGCAATGAGAGGACGTGCCAGAGAGGTTCCGAGTAAATAACGCATTTCATAAATGGCATTCCCGCGAATTGCAGGGAAAATAAAATCTCGTGCAAATTCCAAACGTAGGTCTTGGATGTACACTTTGGAAGCTCCGGTATTTTTTCCTTTTTCTTCCAGACCAGTAAGTTCTTCTTTTTGACCAACATCGGCACAAAAAGCAATGACTTCACAACCGTAGGTATCTTTCAACCAAGCCAGGATGACGGACGTATCGAGTCCTCCGGAGTAAGCGAGAACGATTTTTTTGGGAGCAGGTTTCTCTTTCATAGAATAAGGTCAAAATAAAAGAAAAAACCAAGAACACAATTAAATATTGTCTGAAACGAAATTGTGTAGTAGATTTGGTGGATGCGTTTTCCCGTTTCTTTTTCTGTTTTCGTAAGCATTTTCATTTTTACGATCCACTGCCAAAAGCAAATTGTTCCACAAGAGGAAATCTCCCGATACGTACCTAACCCAAAGATATACATCCAAAAAGAGGGAATGGCAAAACGTGGAAGTTTTGTAGGGATGGAACCCTATCTCAACAAGTATAGTTACGCAACAGAAGATAGTTTTTATCTGGCTTTGAGCGAATACTTTCGGATGGCAAAGGAAAATGAACTTCTCTTTGTGGATCGTAGCATCGTTGTTTTACCGGAATACATTGGAACCTGGCTTGTGGTGACTGCCGAGGATAAATCCATTTTTGCAACCAACACAATCCAAGAAGCAATGGAAGTTTTGGTAAAACATAACCTCGGTTCTTTTCTTTGGCACTATCTCTTCAGTAACTCTTACTCAAGTGACAAATTAAAAGAAACACTCTTTCGTATGAAGGCATGGCAAATGTCTGACAGATACCAATCTGTTTTTGCAAGACTTGCCAGAGAATATCGAGTATCCATCGTTGCCGGTTCGATTGTTTTGCCTCACCCAAAAGTCATTGAAGGAAAAATCACTCCTACAGATGGGCCTTTAGAAAACGTAAGTTTTTATTTTCATCCCGATGGTAGAGTGGATGATCAGATGGTTCGCAAACTCTTTCCCATTGTTGATGAAAAAGAATTCCTAAAGGAAGGTAAGTTAGAGGAAAATCCAAGTTACCAAACCCCATTGGGAAAGTTATACACAATGGTCTGCGCTGATTCCTGGTTTCCTGAAGTATATACGGAATTTAAAAAATCAGAATCAGAGTTACTTGCAGTTCCCTCTTTTGTATCGCCGGCTGATGCCTGGACAACCAAATGGCAGGGTTACAACGGTTATGCGAATCCAAAAGATGTAGATCCCAAAGACATTGGTTCCATTTCTGAGCGTGCCGCTTGGAAAAAATATGCGATGAATGGTCGCCTCAAAGATCCAAAGGTAAAAGCAGGAATCAATGTGTTTTTTCGAGGTGAAATTTGGGACCTAGTCGCCAG encodes the following:
- the coaD gene encoding pantetheine-phosphate adenylyltransferase; this translates as MKNIAVYPGSFDPFTNGHLDIIRRAHPLFEEIIIAVAINSKKTSLFSSEERVEMIGQVFKGWDKIKIDTFEGLTVDYCKEKNSRVILRGLRAVTDFDYEYAISLMNKKLAPEIETYFLMADNEYSFVSSTIVKEVARHGRAVSNQVPDIVGEALTKKFSI
- a CDS encoding argininosuccinate synthase gives rise to the protein MKEKPAPKKIVLAYSGGLDTSVILAWLKDTYGCEVIAFCADVGQKEELTGLEEKGKNTGASKVYIQDLRLEFARDFIFPAIRGNAIYEMRYLLGTSLARPLIAKAMAEVATKEGADAFSHGATGKGNDQVRFELTFKALSPNLQIIAPWRTWDFGGRADLIEYAKKKGIPVPVTAAKPYSMDRNLMHLSFEGGILEDPFNEPKEDMFILTVSPEKAPDKPTYLELDFENGDCVSIDGKKMNPLEVMETLNDIGGKNGVGRVDIVENRLVGIKSRGVYETPGGTILHIAHRDLESITLDRDTQHKKDELSQEFARYIYNGQWYSNQMNALRAYMDYTQKYVNGTVRIKLYKGSCTVVGRKSNKSLYNAGLSTFEKEELYNQYDAEGFINLYGLPMKEWARVNK
- a CDS encoding nitrilase-related carbon-nitrogen hydrolase, giving the protein MRFPVSFSVFVSIFIFTIHCQKQIVPQEEISRYVPNPKIYIQKEGMAKRGSFVGMEPYLNKYSYATEDSFYLALSEYFRMAKENELLFVDRSIVVLPEYIGTWLVVTAEDKSIFATNTIQEAMEVLVKHNLGSFLWHYLFSNSYSSDKLKETLFRMKAWQMSDRYQSVFARLAREYRVSIVAGSIVLPHPKVIEGKITPTDGPLENVSFYFHPDGRVDDQMVRKLFPIVDEKEFLKEGKLEENPSYQTPLGKLYTMVCADSWFPEVYTEFKKSESELLAVPSFVSPADAWTTKWQGYNGYANPKDVDPKDIGSISERAAWKKYAMNGRLKDPKVKAGINVFFRGEIWDLVASGDAFLTLTGKSVLNLVKEEKNQGRIYVLYL